One segment of Anguilla anguilla isolate fAngAng1 chromosome 1, fAngAng1.pri, whole genome shotgun sequence DNA contains the following:
- the mthfd1b gene encoding methylenetetrahydrofolate dehydrogenase (NADP+ dependent) 1b isoform X1: MSAQIISGKEVSALVREQLKKDVEQMKSQLPDFHPGLVVLQVGDRDDSNLYISMKLKAAAEIGINARHLRLPKTATEDDVLRSITEVNENTAFHGLIVQLPLDSIHSIDTEKVTNAVAPEKDVDGLTSINAGKLSRGDMGDCFIPCTPNGCMELIRQTGVSVAGKNAVVIGRSKIVGAPMHDLLLWSHATVTTCHSRTADLAAEVGRADILVVGAGKPEMVKGEWIKKGAVVIDCGINHIPDSTKQSGKRVVGDVHYSSAKERAGFITPVPGGVGPMTVAMLMQNTVQSAKRFLQKHQPGKWSMSYTKLNLQKPVPSDIVISRSCAPKPVDRLAREIGLLSDEVELYGKTKAKVQLQTIKRLQAQPDGKYVVVTGITPTPLGEGKSTTTVGLVQALGAHLKLNVFACVRQPSQGPTFGIKGGAAGGGYSQVIPMEEFNLHLTGDIHAITAANNLVAAAIDARMFHESTQSDKALFTRLVPLNAGQRKFSPIQLDRLKRLGIEKSDPSTLTEEEITRFVRLDIDPDTITWQRVMDTNDRFLRKITVGQSATEKGFTRTTQFDISVASEIMAVLALTSGLEDMRQRLAKMVVGSSRSGEPVTTGDLGVCGALTVLMKDAIKPNLMQTLEGTPVFVHAGPFANIAHGNSSILADKIALKLVGPEGFVVTEAGFGADIGMEKFFNIKCRYSGLRPHVVVLVATVRALKMHGGGPTVTAGLPLPKEYTEENLELLEKGCSNLKKQVENAKAFGVPVVVAVNAFKTDTDAELDLVCRLAKSAGAFDAVRCSHWAEGGAGAVALGQAVQKAANAPSDFRFLYDVELPIVEKIRIIAQKIYGADDVELLPEAKNKVELYTKQGFGNLPICMAKTHLSLSHDPEKKGVPTGFVLPIRDIRASVGAGFLYPLVGTMSTMPGLPTRPCFYDIDLDPETEQVNGLF; this comes from the exons ATGTCTGCCCAAATCATCAGCGGAAAAGAAGTTTCTGC GCTGGTGAGAGAGCAACTAAAGAAGGATGTGGAGCAGATGAAGAGCCAGTTGCCAGATTTTCACCCGGGCCTTGTGGTATTACAG GTGGGGGACCGAGATGACTCCAACCTCTACATCAGCATGAAGCTGAAAGCTGCAGCTGAG ATTGGGATCAATGCCCGACATTTGAGGCTGCCAAAGACTGCAACAGAGGACGAT gtCCTGCGCAGTATCACGGAGGTCAACGAGAACACTGCTTTCCATGGCCTGATAGTCCAGCTGCCCCTGGACTCCATCCACAGCATTGACACCGAGAAGGTCACCAACGCTGTGGCACCAGAGAAGGATGTTGACGG TCTGACCAGTATAAACGCGGGGAAGCTCTCTCGCGGGGACATGGGCGACTGCTTCATCCCTTGCACTCCCAACGGCTGCATGGAGCtcatcagacagacag GCGTGTCCGTGGCGGGGAAGAACGCCGTGGTGATCGGGCGCAGCAAGATCGTGGGCGCGCCCATGCACGACCTCCTCCTGTGGAGCCATGCCACCGTGACCACCTGCCACTCCAGAACCGCCGACCTCGCTGCCGAA gtGGGCAGGGCAGACATCTTGGTCGTTGGGGCTGGGAAGCCGGAAATGGTGAAGGGAGAGTGGATAAAGAAGGGAGCGGTGGTCATCGACTGCGGCATCAATCACATCCCAG ACAGCACCAAGCAGAGCGGGAAGCGCGTGGTGGGAGACGTGCACTACTCCTCTGCCAAAGAGCGGGCGGGGTTCATCACCCCCGTCCCAGGGGGCGTGGGCCCAATGACTGTCGCCATGCTCATGCAG AATACGGTGCAGAGTGCCAAGCGCTTCCTTCAAAAGCACCAGCCGGGAAAGTGGAGCATGTCCTATACCAAGCTGAACCTGCAGAAACCTGTGCCAAG CGACATTGTGATCTCCCGCTCCTGCGCACCCAAGCCCGTCGACCGCCTGGCCAGGGAGATCGGTCTGCTCTCCGACGAGGTGGAGCTGTATGGGAAAACCAAGGCCAAGGTCCAGCTGCAGACCATCAAGCGCCTGCAGGCGCAGCCTGATGGGAAATATGTGGTCGTCACAGG CATCACGCCCACCCctctgggggaggggaagagcaCCACCACAGTGGGGCTAGTGCAGGCGCTGGGGGCACATCTAAAACTCAACGTCTTCGCCTGCGTTCGCCAGCCCTCCCAGGGCCCCACCTTCGGGATCAAAG GTGGCGCTGCTGGAGGTGGATATTCCCAAGTCATCCCTATGGAAGAG TTCAACCTCCACCTCACCGGCGACATCCACGCCATCACTGCCGCTAACAACCTGGTGGCTGCCGCCATCGACGCCCGCATGTTCCATGAGTCCACGCAGTCCGACAAG gctctgtTCACCCGGCTGGTCCCCCTGAACGCTGGACAGAGGAAATTCTCACCCATCCAGCTCGACAGACTGAAG AGGCTGGGCATTGAGAAATCTGACCCCTCTACCCTGACAGAGGAGGAGATAACTCGCTTTGTCCGGCTGGACATCGACCCAGACACCATCACCTGGCAGAGAG TAATGGACACCAATGACCGGTTCCTCAGGAAGATCACAGTCGGCCAGTCTGCTACAGAAAAGGGATTCACAAGGACG ACGCAGTTCGACATCTCGGTGGCAAGCGAGATAATGGCCGTGCTGGCCCTGACCAGCGGCCTGGAGGACATGCGGCAGCGGCTGGCCAAGATGGTGGTGGGCAGCAGCCGGAGCGGGGAACCTGTCACCACTGGGGACCTG GGTGTGTGCGGGGCACTGACGGTGCTGATGAAGGACGCCATCAAGCCTAACCTGATGCAGACTCTGGAG ggAACGCCCGTGTTCGTCCACGCAGGTCCGTTTGCCAACATCGCTCACGGCAACTCCTCAATCCTGGCCGATAAAATCGCCTTGAAGCTGGTGGGCCCTGAAGGATTTGTTG TGACCGAGGCTGGCTTCGGCGCGGACATTGGCATGGAGAAGTTCTTCAACATCAAGTGCCGGTACTCGGGCCTGCGGCCGCacgtggtggtgctggtggccACGGTCCGGGCCCTGAAGATGCACGGAGGCGGGCCCACG GTCACTGCGGGGCTGCCACTACCTAAGGAGTACACAGAGGAG AACCTCGAACTGCTGGAGAAAGGCTGCAGTAACCTGAAGAAGCAGGTGGAGAATGCCAAGGCCTTTGGGGTTCCCGTAGTGGTGGCAGTGAACGCCTTCAA AACAGACACGGATGCGGAGTTGGATCTAGTCTGCCGCTTAGCCAAGTCTGCGGGAGCCTTCGATGCAGTGCGCTGCTCTCACTGGGCTGAAGGGGGCGCTGGTGCAGTGGCCCTAGGGCAGGCCGTGCAGAAGGCAGCCAACGCCCCCAGTGATTTCAGGTTCCTCTACGATGTGGAG CTACCCATTGTTGAGAAGATAAGGATCATAGCTCAGAAGATCTACGGTGCTGATGATGTAGAACTCCTACCTGAAGCCAAAAACAAGGTGGAACTCTACACCAAACAG GGCTTTGGGAATTTGCCCATCTGCATGGCCAAGACTCATCTGTCCCTGTCCCATGACCCGGAGAAGAAAGGGGTGCCCACGGGGTTCGTTCTCCCCATCCGGGACATCCGTGCCAGTGTGGGCGCTGGATTCCTCTACCCGCTGGTTGGCACG ATGAGCACAATGCCTGGCCTACCCACAAGGCCCTGCTTCTACGACATTGACCTGGACCCAGAGACCGAGCAGGTGAACGGCCTCTTCTAA
- the mthfd1b gene encoding methylenetetrahydrofolate dehydrogenase (NADP+ dependent) 1b isoform X2, whose protein sequence is MKSQLPDFHPGLVVLQVGDRDDSNLYISMKLKAAAEIGINARHLRLPKTATEDDVLRSITEVNENTAFHGLIVQLPLDSIHSIDTEKVTNAVAPEKDVDGLTSINAGKLSRGDMGDCFIPCTPNGCMELIRQTGVSVAGKNAVVIGRSKIVGAPMHDLLLWSHATVTTCHSRTADLAAEVGRADILVVGAGKPEMVKGEWIKKGAVVIDCGINHIPDSTKQSGKRVVGDVHYSSAKERAGFITPVPGGVGPMTVAMLMQNTVQSAKRFLQKHQPGKWSMSYTKLNLQKPVPSDIVISRSCAPKPVDRLAREIGLLSDEVELYGKTKAKVQLQTIKRLQAQPDGKYVVVTGITPTPLGEGKSTTTVGLVQALGAHLKLNVFACVRQPSQGPTFGIKGGAAGGGYSQVIPMEEFNLHLTGDIHAITAANNLVAAAIDARMFHESTQSDKALFTRLVPLNAGQRKFSPIQLDRLKRLGIEKSDPSTLTEEEITRFVRLDIDPDTITWQRVMDTNDRFLRKITVGQSATEKGFTRTTQFDISVASEIMAVLALTSGLEDMRQRLAKMVVGSSRSGEPVTTGDLGVCGALTVLMKDAIKPNLMQTLEGTPVFVHAGPFANIAHGNSSILADKIALKLVGPEGFVVTEAGFGADIGMEKFFNIKCRYSGLRPHVVVLVATVRALKMHGGGPTVTAGLPLPKEYTEENLELLEKGCSNLKKQVENAKAFGVPVVVAVNAFKTDTDAELDLVCRLAKSAGAFDAVRCSHWAEGGAGAVALGQAVQKAANAPSDFRFLYDVELPIVEKIRIIAQKIYGADDVELLPEAKNKVELYTKQGFGNLPICMAKTHLSLSHDPEKKGVPTGFVLPIRDIRASVGAGFLYPLVGTMSTMPGLPTRPCFYDIDLDPETEQVNGLF, encoded by the exons ATGAAGAGCCAGTTGCCAGATTTTCACCCGGGCCTTGTGGTATTACAG GTGGGGGACCGAGATGACTCCAACCTCTACATCAGCATGAAGCTGAAAGCTGCAGCTGAG ATTGGGATCAATGCCCGACATTTGAGGCTGCCAAAGACTGCAACAGAGGACGAT gtCCTGCGCAGTATCACGGAGGTCAACGAGAACACTGCTTTCCATGGCCTGATAGTCCAGCTGCCCCTGGACTCCATCCACAGCATTGACACCGAGAAGGTCACCAACGCTGTGGCACCAGAGAAGGATGTTGACGG TCTGACCAGTATAAACGCGGGGAAGCTCTCTCGCGGGGACATGGGCGACTGCTTCATCCCTTGCACTCCCAACGGCTGCATGGAGCtcatcagacagacag GCGTGTCCGTGGCGGGGAAGAACGCCGTGGTGATCGGGCGCAGCAAGATCGTGGGCGCGCCCATGCACGACCTCCTCCTGTGGAGCCATGCCACCGTGACCACCTGCCACTCCAGAACCGCCGACCTCGCTGCCGAA gtGGGCAGGGCAGACATCTTGGTCGTTGGGGCTGGGAAGCCGGAAATGGTGAAGGGAGAGTGGATAAAGAAGGGAGCGGTGGTCATCGACTGCGGCATCAATCACATCCCAG ACAGCACCAAGCAGAGCGGGAAGCGCGTGGTGGGAGACGTGCACTACTCCTCTGCCAAAGAGCGGGCGGGGTTCATCACCCCCGTCCCAGGGGGCGTGGGCCCAATGACTGTCGCCATGCTCATGCAG AATACGGTGCAGAGTGCCAAGCGCTTCCTTCAAAAGCACCAGCCGGGAAAGTGGAGCATGTCCTATACCAAGCTGAACCTGCAGAAACCTGTGCCAAG CGACATTGTGATCTCCCGCTCCTGCGCACCCAAGCCCGTCGACCGCCTGGCCAGGGAGATCGGTCTGCTCTCCGACGAGGTGGAGCTGTATGGGAAAACCAAGGCCAAGGTCCAGCTGCAGACCATCAAGCGCCTGCAGGCGCAGCCTGATGGGAAATATGTGGTCGTCACAGG CATCACGCCCACCCctctgggggaggggaagagcaCCACCACAGTGGGGCTAGTGCAGGCGCTGGGGGCACATCTAAAACTCAACGTCTTCGCCTGCGTTCGCCAGCCCTCCCAGGGCCCCACCTTCGGGATCAAAG GTGGCGCTGCTGGAGGTGGATATTCCCAAGTCATCCCTATGGAAGAG TTCAACCTCCACCTCACCGGCGACATCCACGCCATCACTGCCGCTAACAACCTGGTGGCTGCCGCCATCGACGCCCGCATGTTCCATGAGTCCACGCAGTCCGACAAG gctctgtTCACCCGGCTGGTCCCCCTGAACGCTGGACAGAGGAAATTCTCACCCATCCAGCTCGACAGACTGAAG AGGCTGGGCATTGAGAAATCTGACCCCTCTACCCTGACAGAGGAGGAGATAACTCGCTTTGTCCGGCTGGACATCGACCCAGACACCATCACCTGGCAGAGAG TAATGGACACCAATGACCGGTTCCTCAGGAAGATCACAGTCGGCCAGTCTGCTACAGAAAAGGGATTCACAAGGACG ACGCAGTTCGACATCTCGGTGGCAAGCGAGATAATGGCCGTGCTGGCCCTGACCAGCGGCCTGGAGGACATGCGGCAGCGGCTGGCCAAGATGGTGGTGGGCAGCAGCCGGAGCGGGGAACCTGTCACCACTGGGGACCTG GGTGTGTGCGGGGCACTGACGGTGCTGATGAAGGACGCCATCAAGCCTAACCTGATGCAGACTCTGGAG ggAACGCCCGTGTTCGTCCACGCAGGTCCGTTTGCCAACATCGCTCACGGCAACTCCTCAATCCTGGCCGATAAAATCGCCTTGAAGCTGGTGGGCCCTGAAGGATTTGTTG TGACCGAGGCTGGCTTCGGCGCGGACATTGGCATGGAGAAGTTCTTCAACATCAAGTGCCGGTACTCGGGCCTGCGGCCGCacgtggtggtgctggtggccACGGTCCGGGCCCTGAAGATGCACGGAGGCGGGCCCACG GTCACTGCGGGGCTGCCACTACCTAAGGAGTACACAGAGGAG AACCTCGAACTGCTGGAGAAAGGCTGCAGTAACCTGAAGAAGCAGGTGGAGAATGCCAAGGCCTTTGGGGTTCCCGTAGTGGTGGCAGTGAACGCCTTCAA AACAGACACGGATGCGGAGTTGGATCTAGTCTGCCGCTTAGCCAAGTCTGCGGGAGCCTTCGATGCAGTGCGCTGCTCTCACTGGGCTGAAGGGGGCGCTGGTGCAGTGGCCCTAGGGCAGGCCGTGCAGAAGGCAGCCAACGCCCCCAGTGATTTCAGGTTCCTCTACGATGTGGAG CTACCCATTGTTGAGAAGATAAGGATCATAGCTCAGAAGATCTACGGTGCTGATGATGTAGAACTCCTACCTGAAGCCAAAAACAAGGTGGAACTCTACACCAAACAG GGCTTTGGGAATTTGCCCATCTGCATGGCCAAGACTCATCTGTCCCTGTCCCATGACCCGGAGAAGAAAGGGGTGCCCACGGGGTTCGTTCTCCCCATCCGGGACATCCGTGCCAGTGTGGGCGCTGGATTCCTCTACCCGCTGGTTGGCACG ATGAGCACAATGCCTGGCCTACCCACAAGGCCCTGCTTCTACGACATTGACCTGGACCCAGAGACCGAGCAGGTGAACGGCCTCTTCTAA